From candidate division WOR-3 bacterium, the proteins below share one genomic window:
- a CDS encoding anaerobic ribonucleoside-triphosphate reductase activating protein, with translation MEILGFIENSLIDWDGKISAVIFLGGCNFKCPFCQNYPIVKRDKLLRRYKLSDILEYLRNNQKFIDSVVITGGEPLINPGIFDLVRSFKEIGFLIKLDTNGYFYFNLLSLIKENLIDYVAMDIKTSFKKYHKAVGRKIELSLIKDSIELLKEEKVDYEFRTTLVP, from the coding sequence AATCTTAGGATTTATTGAAAACTCCCTCATTGATTGGGATGGAAAAATTTCAGCAGTAATCTTTCTTGGTGGCTGTAATTTTAAATGTCCCTTTTGCCAAAATTATCCGATTGTCAAAAGAGATAAATTATTAAGAAGATACAAATTATCAGATATTTTAGAATATCTAAGAAATAACCAAAAATTTATTGATAGTGTTGTGATCACTGGTGGCGAACCATTAATCAATCCTGGGATTTTTGATTTAGTGAGAAGTTTCAAAGAGATTGGTTTTCTAATAAAATTAGACACTAATGGTTATTTCTATTTTAATCTTTTATCTTTAATAAAAGAAAATCTTATTGACTATGTCGCGATGGATATCAAAACAAGTTTTAAAAAATACCATAAAGCAGTCGGCAGGAAAATAGAACTCTCATTAATTAAAGATAGTATTGAACTTTTAAAAGAAGAAAAAGTTGACTATGAATTTCGGACAACCTTGGTGCCGA